A DNA window from Doryrhamphus excisus isolate RoL2022-K1 chromosome 2, RoL_Dexc_1.0, whole genome shotgun sequence contains the following coding sequences:
- the leprotl1 gene encoding leptin receptor overlapping transcript-like 1, which produces MAGIKALITLSFGGAIGLMFLMLGCALPVYDKYWPLFLLFFYILSPIPYCISRRVVDDTDSASNACKELAIFLTTGIVISAFGLPIVFARAEVIAWGACALVLTGNIVIFGTILGFFLVFGSNDDFSWQQW; this is translated from the exons ATGGCTGGGATTAAAG CTCTCATCACACTGTCCTTTGGAGGGGCCATTGGCCTCATGTTCCTCATGCTGGGATGTGCCCTGCCTGTGTATGA TAAATACTGGCCGctgttcctcctcttcttctacaTCCTCTCGCCCATCCCGTACTGCATCTCAAGGCGGGTTGTCGACGACACCGACTCGGCCAGCAATGCCTGTAAAGAGCTGGCCATCTTCCTCACGACGGGTATCGTCATCTCAGCCTTCGGCCTGCCCATTGTTTTCGCCAGAGCCGAAGTG ATCGCCTGGGGGGCGTGCGCGCTTGTGCTCACGGGCAACATCGTCATCTTCGGGACCATCCTGGGCTTTTTCCTGGTCTTCGGGTCCAATGACGACTTCAGCTGGCAGCAGTGGTAA